One Littorina saxatilis isolate snail1 linkage group LG1, US_GU_Lsax_2.0, whole genome shotgun sequence genomic window carries:
- the LOC138959090 gene encoding uncharacterized protein: MAAIVVRSSVFRDTDQTNRVLSILNEQRATSRFCDVILKVRDEHIYAHSNVLAAASPYFGSFLGLGLDSPRAFCEKSPQVIEIQIDGADAGNGYGDAVRHVVEYMYTRSLELNSVIISQIAEIARIMQVHRVLDYCERFLKGENGVIPLDTKSPMLTDLGHSRRVRKAHAATETELLMFQKSSNLPLEKLQQEMVLSAQAVPANVPEENLIVVQDTPDQSSEVDPTQPESSTGNSQHFSCSEKGTQLDADSVSDSQVQDQPFQTVVQEDSPIILIKNEAGSITGTVAVPFINVPLLQTGNEGLTAVVKEEDPHEGPAPRGTDPMDSSSHLTFPAAQPAETTQLRTVRGRRRGRHGYRGRGRKRRVREVLSDSDPELIQEPEDDIDVLEGATAHKQSTGAAEGATASQLSRPKEETTSDLSSEPASSQDMPSASSSATNTTLSAASAFGEDVIEELPKKLNRTRGRKPITSVMASWTSPRRRAGIPRSVFRSDYVMHSLIRRSRHSGALQPSVLQGNEMTGDDEGNEAMEICDALSKSMGDTSAGLDSTIKFVCQTCDFTTVSFRQYRQHMKRHPETDTRSYTCTECNFHTTKARQLLQHRKKHLHEDLICSYCEIQLDSQENFEKHLQRHSHSLPYFCHACDMRFKTRTQLTTHQPKHRTEKPFICQICGNGFKWKHALKSHMVTHSATKDHLCDICGFATAHKSQLKAHRLIHTGDTFKCPEPSCSFEATKRQNLKYHMVTHTQVKAHQCEVCGQAFSLIKNMRRHMLLHGETRPFHCSVCSYSSTRYDKLKEHKLKQHAIGQPPGASAKVKYTTVHLPITLPDDGTLLRQGMESLHMEPITIAQDGNNITIRSDVTLTDEALQTIAQIAASSQDNPQGHPHEAQINIATSEGIPIIARVQFTSATDPDTEVINYVTHVQE; encoded by the exons ATGGCTGCCATTGTGGTGAGGTCGTCTGTTTTTCGGGACACCGACCAAACCAACCGTGTACTTTCGATATTGAACGAACAGAGAGCAACGTCAAGATTTTGTGATGTTATTCTGAAAGTGAGAGATGAACATATTTATGCACATTCAAACGTATTGGCCGCAGCAAGTCCATATTTTGGTTCATTCTTGGGGTTGGGTCTTGATTCTCCCAGAGCATTTTGTGAGAAGTCTCCACAAGTGATCGAAATACAGATCGACGGTGCAGATGCTGGAAATGGTTATGGCGATGCTGTGCGTCATGTGGTGGAGTACATGTACACTCGTAGCCTGGAACTTAATTCAGTCATTATTTCTCAGATTGCTGAAATTGCCAGAATCATGCAAGTCCACCGGGTCTTGGATTATTGTGAAAGATTTTTGAAAGGTGAGAATGGAGTAATTCCACTTGATACAAAATCACCGATGTTGACTGATTTGGGGCATTCAAGAAGAGTAAGAAAGGCCCATGCTGCAACAGAAACAGAGTTGTTAATGTTCCAAAAATCAAGCAACCTGCCCCTGGAAAAGCTGCAGCAAGAGATGGTTTTGTCTGCTCAGGCTGTGCCTGCAAATGTACCAGAAGAGAATTTGATCGTAGTGCAAGATACTCCTGATCAAAGTTCAGAAGTGGATCCTACACAGCCTGAAAGTTCTACAGGAAACAGTCAGCATTTTTCTTGTTCTGAAAAAGGAACTCAGTTGGACGCTGACAGCGTGTCAGACTCACAGGTACAAGACCAGCCTTTCCAGACAGTTGTCCAGGAGGACAGTCCAATTATACTCATTAAAAATGAAGCTGGATCCATCACTGGTACTGTTGCAGTACCTTTCATTAATGTGCCACTGCTACAAACTGGAAACGAAGGGCTCACAGCTGTTGTGAAAGAAGAAGATCCACATGAAGGTCCTGCACCTCGGGGTACAGATCCCATGGATTCTTCCTCCCACCTTACTTTTCCTGCCGCTCAACCTGCAGAAACCACACAGCTGAGAACTGTGCGGgggagaagaagaggaagacatGGCTACCGAGGACGTGGCCGCAAGCGCAGAGTGCGGGAAGTTCTCTCAGACAGTGACCCAGAGCTGATACAGGAACCAGAGGATGACATTGACGTGCTGGAGGGCGCTACAGCTCACAAACAGTCCACAGGAGCGGCAGAAGGTGCGACTGCTTCTCAGCTTAGCAGACCTAAAGAAGAAACCACGAGTGACTTGAGCTCTGAGCCAGCGTCATCTCAAGACATGCCGAGCGCCTCCTCCTCCGCTACAAACACAACCTTGTCAGCAGCTAGTGCTTTTGGGGAAGATGTCATAGAAGAGCTGCCCAAGAAGTTGAACAGAACACGAGGGCGCAAACCCATCACTTCAGTCATGGCCTCATGGACATCACCTCGGAGGCGAGCAGGTATCCCTCGCTCAGTGTTCCGGTCGGATTACGTCATGCACTCTCTGATCAGGAGAAGTCGACATAGCGGAGCGTTGCAGCCATCCGTCTTGCAGGGCAATGAAATGACAGGCGACGATGAAGGAAACGAAGCCATGGAAATCTGTGATGCCTTGTCAAAAAGTATGGGGGACACTTCTGCCGGGTTGGACTCTACAATCAAGTTTGTGTGCCAGACCTGCGACTTTACGACAGTGTCTTTCCGGCAGTATCGCCAGCACATGAAGAGACACCCCGAGACGGACACACGCAGCTACACGTGCACCGAGTGCAACTTCCACACCACCAAGGCCAGGCAGCTGCTGCAGCACCGCAAGAAACATCTCCACGAAGACTTGATATGCAG tTACTGTGAAATCCAGCTGGACTCGCAGGAGAACTTTGAGAAGCACCTGCAGCGTCACTCGCACTCCTTGCCGTACTTCTGCCACGCGTGTGACATGCGCTTCAAGACTCGCACCCAACTCACCACCCACCAGCCCAAACACCGCACTGAGAAACCTTTCATCTGTCAA ATTTGCGGCAATGGTTTCAAGTGGAAGCACGCCCTGAAGAGTCACATGGTGACCCACAGTGCTACCAAGGACCACCTGTGCGACATCTGCGGCTTTGCGACGGCTCACAAGAGCCAGCTCAAGGCTCATCGCCTGATTCACACAGGCGACACCTTCAAATGTCCCGAGCCCAGCTGTTCCTTTGAGGCCACCAAGCGACAGAATCTCAAGTATCACATGGTGACACACACCCAGGTCAAGGCTCATCAGTGTGAA GTGTGTGGCCAGGCCTTCTCACTGATCAAGAACATGCGTCGACACATGCTGCTGCACGGGGAGACGCGGCCATTCCACTGCTCTGTGTGCTCCTACTCCAGCACGCGCTACGACAAGCTCAAGGAACACAAGCTGAAGCAACACGCCATTGGTCAGCCGCCCGGCGCCAGCGCCAAGGTCAAGTACACCACCGTCCATCTTCCCATCACCCTCCCCGACGATGGAACCCTGCTCAGACAAG
- the LOC138959184 gene encoding sorting nexin-21-like: MMDAFMRKLRHKEDTLDEILGDTEDPSELALADDDPFTSSGFAGKLTFAGADGESVKDIQVTDPEISSYPIMYKGSVSGTCRVAFEVTSAQVIKDVRSSSVLPGHSSHVDYTITVSSNTGLKDVTTRIIRRYSDFEHLHKALKKRFSNLLSGVVFPQKVFMGNFTSETIAKRSRAFEQYLTHLYSIFDVRYSSELTTFFTGEDYWQAMQVFVEGKYFNTIVLLESYLPVLEKLYGNSHKRLGPTLCALVVSHAKTHRPDVADTYATLAMESLPDSTLTMPLLQMLARIRWSLGRDKGDVEDKIQGLKDAGKDADTFHELEGELCRALRAESH; this comes from the exons ATGATGGATGCTTTCATGAGAAAACTACGCCACAAGGAGGATACACTGGACGAGATTCTCGGAGACACGGAAGACCCTTCTGAACTGGCCTTGGCGGATGATGACCCGTTTACGTCGTCAGGCTTTGCCGGAAAACTGACGTTTGCTGGCGCAGACGGCGAATCTGTCAAGGACATACAAGTAACTGACCCAG AAATCTCCTCATATCCTATCATGTACAAAGGCAGCGTGAGTGGCACATGCAGAGTGGCCTTTGAAGTGACGTCAGCACAGGTTATCAAAGATGTCCGGTCTTCATCTGTCTTGCCTGGACACTCAAGTCATGTG GACTACACCATTACAGTGAGTTCAAACACAGGCTTAAAAGATGTGACCACTCGCATTATCCGGCGATATTCTGACTTCGAACACCTTCACAAAGCTCTGAAGAAGAGATTTTCCAACCTTCTGTCCGGAGTTGTTTTCCCACAGAAAGTATTCATGGGCAACTTCACCAGCGAGACCATCGCAAAACGCAGTCGGGCCTTTGAACAGTACCTCACACACCTCTACTCTATTTTTGACGTTCGATACTCATCCGAGTTGACAACATTCTTCACAGGAGAAGACTACTGGCAAGCCATGCAGGTATTTGTTGAGGGGAAGTACTTTAACACCATCGTCTTGCTAGAGAGCTACCTACCTGTGCTTGAAAAGCTGTACGGAAATTCTCACAAACGCCTGGGACCGACTCTGTGCGCTCTGGTGGTGAGCCACGCCAAGACTCACCGGCCCGACGTTGCTGACACCTACGCTACGTTGGCCATGGAGAGCTTGCCGGATTCCACACTGACCATGCCGTTGTTACAGATGCTTGCCAGGATTCGCTGGTCGCTGGGCCGTGACAAGGGCGATGTGGAGGACAAGATTCAGGGGCTGAAAGACGCCGGCAAGGACGCGGATACCTTTCATGAGTTGGAAGGAGAGCTGTGCCGAGCGCTGAGAGCAGAGTCCCACTGA